From a region of the Nerophis lumbriciformis linkage group LG06, RoL_Nlum_v2.1, whole genome shotgun sequence genome:
- the pdcd2 gene encoding programmed cell death protein 2 yields the protein MNTLMSPPEVILGFLEDAESWRLCSPQFPSKVGGKPAWLSLRGLPSLSGLECETCRLPMLFLLQVYAPIPGQDRSFHRTLFVFCCKNPKCYVRSDSCCMKVFRSQLPRRNEFYSYEPPAETEAPCDFDPNQSVLPTSGVKLCWVCGCPGNKACSRCHAVTYCGKHHQTLHWKNAHKQECCCGGRQETSACPFLFPQFELLTEPEEEKEDEGDEADEAISQTGADCSAITETLAETDLEEMAMHETEEDRVFQRFKRKIAPEPHQVLRYSRGGSPLWVSLQHIPSDTDIPACTCGAKRTFEFQVMPQLLNSLCVDSTGDSIDWGTLAVYTCSVSCSHDDQYCLEFIWKQDFGSGLPSQIKQP from the exons ATGAATACCCTCATGTCTCCGCCGGAGGTAATCCTGGGTTTCCTGGAGGACGCGGAGTCTTGGCGGCTTTGCTCCCCGCAGTTCCCCAGTAAAGTTGGGGGGAAACCGGCGTGGCTTTCCCTGCGAGGCCTGCCCTCGCTGTCCGGACTGGAGTGTGAGACATGTCGCCTGCCGATGCTCTTTCTCCTGCAG GTCTACGCCCCAATTCCAGGTCAAGACAGAAGTTTCCACAGAACCCTCTTTGTGTTCTGTTGTAAAAACCCCAAATGTTACGTCCGCAGTGACAGCTGCTGTATGAAAG TATTTAGAAGTCAGCTGCCTCGGAGGAATGAGTTCTACTCCTACGAGCCGCCAGCAG AGACCGAAGCCCCGTGCGACTTTGATCCAAACCAGAGTGTGCTGCCCACCTCTGGAGTTAAGCTGTGTTGGGTGTGCGGTTGCCCCGGCAACAAAGCTTGCTCTCGCTGCCACGCTGTCACATACTGCGGGAAACATCACCAGACGCTCCACTGGAAGAACGCGCACAAGCAGGAGTGCTGCTGCGGCGGCCGCCAAGAAACATCGGCCTGCCCCTTTCTCTTCCCGCAGTTTGAGCTCTTAACAGAGCCTGAGGAGGAAAAGGAGGATGAGGGGGATGAAGCAGATGAGGCCATCAGTCAGACGGGTGCAGACTGTTCCGCCATAACAGAAA CACTTGCAGAGACCGACCTGGAGGAGATGGCCATGCATGAGACAGAGGAAGACCGGGTGTTCCAGCGCTTTAAAAGGAAGATTGCACCGGAGCCTCACCAAGTGTTGCGTTACAGTCGAGGCGGATCCCCACTCTGGGTGTCTTTGCAGCACATCCCTTCAGATACAGACATCCCAGCATGCACCTGTGGCGCTAAGAGGACTTTTGAGTTCCAG GTGATGCCCCAGCTGCTCAATAGTCTGTGTGTGGACTCCACGGGAGACAGTATCGACTGGGGGACTCTAGCAGTCTATACCTGTTCTGTCAGCTGTAGCCATGACGATCAGTACTGCCTTGAGTTCATTTGGAAGCAGGACTTCGGCTCAGGCTTGCCAAGTCAAATTAAACAGCCATAA
- the tbp gene encoding TATA-box-binding protein isoform X2: MDQNNSIPAFQGLASPQGAMTPGMPMFSPMMPYGSGLTPQPVQNTNSLSILEEQQRQQQAAQQAQQCNAGLPGTSGQTPQLFHSQGVTGSTTTALPGNTPMYNTPLTPMTPITPATPASESSGIVPQLQNIVSTVNLGCKLDLKTIALRARNAEYNPKRFAAVIMRIREPRTTALIFSSGKMVCTGAKSEEQSRLAARKYARVVQKLGFPAKFLDFKIQNMVGSCDVKFPIRLEGLVLTHQQFSSYEPELFPGLIYRMIKPRIVLLIFVSGKVVLTGAKVRGEIYEAFENIYPILKGFRKTT; encoded by the exons ATGGATCAGAACAACAGCATACCAGCCTTTCAGGGCCTGGCCTCCCCTCAG ggtGCCATGACGCCGGGTATGCCGATGTTCAGTCCCATGATGCCATACGGTTCTGGCCTGACACCTCAGCCTGTGCAGAACACAAACAGTTTATCTATACTGGAAGAACAGCAGAGACAGCAACAGGCGGCGCAACAAGCACAGCAGTGTAATGCAG GTCTTCCTGGAACATCGGGGCAGACTCCTCAGCTCTTCCATTCCCAGGGAGTCACAGGTTCAACCACCACAGCGCTGCCAGGGAACACTCCGATGTACAACACCCCACTGACCCCCATGACCCCCATCACACCAGCCACGCCAGCCTCAGAGAGCTCGGGAATAGTGCCACAGTTACA AAACATTGTGTCGACAGTGAATCTTGGCTGTAAACTGGACTTGAAGACCATCGCACTAAGAGCCAGGAATGCTGAGTATAACCCAAAG CGTTTTGCTGCAGTTATCATGAGAATACGAGAACCCAGAACCACAGCTCTTATTTTCAGCTCTGGGAAAATGGTCTGCACAGGGGCAAAGAG CGAGGAGCAGTCGAGGTTAGCGGCCAGGAAATACGCTCGTGTCGTGCAAAAGCTGGGTTTTCCTGCAAAGTTTTTGGACTTCAAGATTCAGAATATGGTGGGCAGCTGTGACGTGAAGTTCCCCATTCGTCTGGAGGGTTTAGTACTCACACATCAACAGTTTAGCAG TTATGAACCGGAGCTGTTTCCAGGATTGATTTATAGAATGATCAAACCCAGAATTGTCTTGCTCATCTTTGTTTCCGGGAAGGTCGTACTAACAG GTGCAAAGGTGAGAGGTGAAATCTATGAAGCGTTTGAAAACATCTACCCTATCCTAAAAGGTTTCCGCAAGACCACGTAG
- the psmc3 gene encoding 26S proteasome regulatory subunit 6A, translating to MASLSDKSVWDEVEDGIGEEVLKMSTEEIVQRTRLLDSEIKIMKSEVLRVTHELQAMKDKIKENTEKIKVNKTLPYLVSNVIELLDVDPNDQEEDGANVDLDSQRKGKCAVIKTSTRQTYFLPVIGLVDAEKLKPGDLVGVNKDSYLILETLPTEYDSRVKAMEVDERPTEQYSDIGGLDKQIQELVEAIVLPMNHKEKFENLGIQPPKGVLMYGPPGTGKTLLARACAAQTKATFLKLAGPQLVQMFIGDGAKLVRDAFALAKEKAPSIIFIDELDAIGTKRFDSEKAGDREVQRTMLELLNQLDGFQPNMQVKVIAATNRVDILDPALLRSGRLDRKIEFPMPNEEARARIMQIHSRKMNVSPDVNYEELARCTDDFNGAQCKAVCVEAGMIALRRGATELNHEDYMEGILEVQAKKKANLQYYA from the exons ATGGCGTCGCTGAGTGACAAGTCAGTTTGGGACGAAGTGGAAGATGGAATCGGCGAAGAAGTGTTAAAAATGTCCACAGAGGAGATAGTTCAGCGAACTCGCCTCCTCGACAGCGAGATAAAGATCATGAAAAGCGAGGTACTGAGGGTGACCCACGAATTGCAAGCTATGAAGGATAAAATCAAAGAAAATACGGAGAAGATAAAAGTGAACAAAACTTTGCCCTACCTGGTGTCTAATGTCATCGAGCTGCTGGATGTGGACCCCAACGACCAGGAGGAGGACGGAGCTAATGTGGACCTGGATTCGCAGCGAAAAGGAAAATGCGCCGTCATCAAGACATCCACCCGGCAGACTTACTTCCTGCCGGTAATTGGGCTGGTGGACGCCGAGAAGCTGAAGCCTGGAGACCTGGTTGGTGTCAACAAGGACTCCTACCTGATCCTGGAGACCTTGCCTACCGAGTATGACTCTAGGGTCAAGGCCATGGAGGTGGACGAGCGCCCCACAGAGCAGTACAGTGACATCGGCGGGCTGGACAAGCAGATCCAGGAGCTGGTGGAGGCCATAGTCCTGCCAATGAATCACAAGGAAAAATTTGAGAACCTGGGCATCCAGCCACCCAAAGGGGTCCTCATGTATGGACCACCTGGAACAGGGAAGACGCTTCTCGCCAGGGCCTGTGCAGCTCAGACAAAAGCCACTTTTCTTAAATTGGCTGGTCCACAGCTTGTGCAGATGTTCATTGGAGACGGAGCCAAGCTGGTGAGAGACGCCTTCGCGCTGGCCAAGGAGAAAGCCCCCTCCATCATCTTCATTGACGAACTGGACGCCATCGGTACCAAGAGATTTGACAGCGAGAAGGCAGGAGACCGAGAGGTGCAGAGGACCATGCTGGAGCTCCTCAACCAGCTGGATGGCTTTCAACCCAACATGCAAGTCAAG GTGATTGCAGCCACCAACAGAGTGGACATCTTGGACCCAGCGCTGCTGCGTTCAGGTCGTCTGGACAGGAAGATCGAGTTCCCGATGCCAAATGAAGAGGCCAGAGCCCGCATAATGCAGATTCACTCGCGCAAGATGAACGTCAGTCCTGATGTTAACTACGAAGAGCTGGCGCGCTGCACCGACGACTTCAACGGCGCTCAGTGCAAAGCCGTGTGCGTGGAGGCGGGTATGATCGCACTGAGGCGCGGCGCCACGGAGCTGAACCACGAGGATTACATGGAGGGAATCCTAGAGGTACAGGCCAAAAAGAAGGCCAACCTGCAGTACTACGCCTAA
- the tbp gene encoding TATA-box-binding protein isoform X1, protein MILSFQILMQWLLSCDRKITCQVKAMDQNNSIPAFQGLASPQGAMTPGMPMFSPMMPYGSGLTPQPVQNTNSLSILEEQQRQQQAAQQAQQCNAGLPGTSGQTPQLFHSQGVTGSTTTALPGNTPMYNTPLTPMTPITPATPASESSGIVPQLQNIVSTVNLGCKLDLKTIALRARNAEYNPKRFAAVIMRIREPRTTALIFSSGKMVCTGAKSEEQSRLAARKYARVVQKLGFPAKFLDFKIQNMVGSCDVKFPIRLEGLVLTHQQFSSYEPELFPGLIYRMIKPRIVLLIFVSGKVVLTGAKVRGEIYEAFENIYPILKGFRKTT, encoded by the exons ATGATTCTAAGCTTTCAAATCCTAATGCAGTGGTTACTAAGtt GTGACCGTAAGATAACGTGCCAAGTTAAGGCAATGGATCAGAACAACAGCATACCAGCCTTTCAGGGCCTGGCCTCCCCTCAG ggtGCCATGACGCCGGGTATGCCGATGTTCAGTCCCATGATGCCATACGGTTCTGGCCTGACACCTCAGCCTGTGCAGAACACAAACAGTTTATCTATACTGGAAGAACAGCAGAGACAGCAACAGGCGGCGCAACAAGCACAGCAGTGTAATGCAG GTCTTCCTGGAACATCGGGGCAGACTCCTCAGCTCTTCCATTCCCAGGGAGTCACAGGTTCAACCACCACAGCGCTGCCAGGGAACACTCCGATGTACAACACCCCACTGACCCCCATGACCCCCATCACACCAGCCACGCCAGCCTCAGAGAGCTCGGGAATAGTGCCACAGTTACA AAACATTGTGTCGACAGTGAATCTTGGCTGTAAACTGGACTTGAAGACCATCGCACTAAGAGCCAGGAATGCTGAGTATAACCCAAAG CGTTTTGCTGCAGTTATCATGAGAATACGAGAACCCAGAACCACAGCTCTTATTTTCAGCTCTGGGAAAATGGTCTGCACAGGGGCAAAGAG CGAGGAGCAGTCGAGGTTAGCGGCCAGGAAATACGCTCGTGTCGTGCAAAAGCTGGGTTTTCCTGCAAAGTTTTTGGACTTCAAGATTCAGAATATGGTGGGCAGCTGTGACGTGAAGTTCCCCATTCGTCTGGAGGGTTTAGTACTCACACATCAACAGTTTAGCAG TTATGAACCGGAGCTGTTTCCAGGATTGATTTATAGAATGATCAAACCCAGAATTGTCTTGCTCATCTTTGTTTCCGGGAAGGTCGTACTAACAG GTGCAAAGGTGAGAGGTGAAATCTATGAAGCGTTTGAAAACATCTACCCTATCCTAAAAGGTTTCCGCAAGACCACGTAG